One Oncorhynchus nerka isolate Pitt River linkage group LG5, Oner_Uvic_2.0, whole genome shotgun sequence genomic window carries:
- the LOC115129376 gene encoding tubulin beta-4B chain-like, translating into MREIVHLQAGQCGNQIGAKFWEVISDEHGIDPTGSYHGDSDLQLERINVYYNEASGGKYVPRAVLVDLEPGTMDSVRSGPFGQIFRPDNFVFGQSGAGNNWAKGHYTEGAELVDSVLDVVRKEAESCDCLQGFQLTHSLGGGTGSGMGTLLISKIREEYPDRIMNTFSVVPSPKVSDTVVEPYNATLSVHQLVENTDETYCIDNEALYDICFRTLKLTTPTYGDLNHLVSATMSGVTTCLRFPGQLNADLRKLAVNMVPFPRLHFFMPGFAPLTSRGSQQYRALTVPELTQQMFDSKNMMAACDPRHGRYLTVAAVFRGRMSMKEVDEQMLNVQNKNSSYFVEWIPNNVKTAVCDIPPRGLKMAATFIGNSTAIQELFKRISEQFTAMFRRKAFLHWYTGEGMDEMEFTEAESNMNDLVSEYQQYQDATAEEEGEFEEEEGEEELA; encoded by the exons ATGAGGGAGATTGTTCATTTACAAGCTGGGCAGTGCGGTAATCAAATTGGCGCCAAG TTCTGGGAGGTTATCAGTGACGAGCATGGCATTGACCCCACTGGAAGTTACCATGGGGACAGTGATCTTCAGTTGGAAAGGATTAATGTATACTACAATGAAGCTTCAG GTGGAAAGTATGTGCCACGTGCGGTACTTGTGGACTTGGAGCCTGGGACCATGGACTCTGTGAGATCTGGACCATTTGGTCAGATCTTCAGGCCTGACAACTTTGTCTTTG GTCAGAGTGGCGCTGGTAACAACTGGGCCAAGGGCCACTACACCGAGGGTGCAGAGCTAGTTGACTCCGTCTTGGATGTAGTGAGGAAGGAAGCTGAGAGCTGTGACTGCCTCCAGGGCTTCCAGCTCACCCACTCCCTGGGAGGTGGAACTGGCTCTGGCATGGGCACCCTGCTTATCAGCAAGATCCGTGAAGAATATCCTGACCGCATCATGAACACTTTCAGCGTGGTGCCCTCTCCTAAAGTGTCAGACACTGTGGTGGAGCCCTACAACGCCACCCTCTCAGTCCACCagctggtagagaacacagacgaGACCTACTGCATCGACAATGAGGCTCTCTATGACATCTGCTTCCGTACCCTTAAACTCACCACACCCACCTACGGAGACCTCAACCACCTGGTGTCTGCCACCATGAGTGGGGTCACCACCTGTCTCCGCTTCCCTGGCCAGCTCAATGCCGACCTGCGCAAACTGGCAGTCAACATGGTGCCTTTCCCCCGTCTCCACTTCTTCATGCCTGGCTTTGCACCTCTTACCAGCAGGGGAAGCCAGCAGTACAGAGCCCTGACGGTTCCAGAGCTCACTCAGCAGATGTTTGACTCTAAGAACATGATGGCAGCCTGTGATCCCCGCCACGGACGCTATCTCACCGTGGCCGCAGTCTTCCGCGGGCGCATGTCCATGAAGGAGGTGGACGAGCAGATGCTAAACGTACAGAACAAGAACAGCAGCTACTTCGTTGAATGGATCCCAAACAACGTCAAGACTGCAGTCTGTGACATTCCTCCCCGTGGCCTCAAGATGGCCGCCACCTTCATCGGCAACAGCACTGCCATCCAGGAGCTGTTCAAGCGCATCTCTGAGCAGTTCACAGCTATGTTCCGCCGCAAGGCTTTCCTCCATTGGTACACCGGAGAGGGCATGGATGAGATGGAGTTCACCGAGGCAGAGAGCAACATGAATGATCTGGTGTCTGAGTACCAGCAGTACCAAGATGCCActgcagaggaggagggagagtttGAAGAGGAGGAGGGCGAAGAGGAGTTGGCTTAA